Proteins from a genomic interval of Cottoperca gobio chromosome 8, fCotGob3.1, whole genome shotgun sequence:
- the LOC115011601 gene encoding transmembrane protein 235 isoform X1 — MRYGMVVLAAGFSACLSFSLLAVAIGTDYWYIIDVDKPNCTGSDELSSHSGLWRINEGANMSTDIPSFTANMSSLSEAERDLRGLHKVVVILLPLSLVLLVFGWIFGLVSSLACSPNLLAGSALYFLFCSLFTLSGVSIYIKHSNLAYAEFQRVVSPENLALVDVSFGWSFATAWLSYSMEVATGLLLMLAARITQIKGDSGVAIAML, encoded by the exons ATGAGGTACGGAATGGTGGTTCTTGCTGCTGGGTTTTCAGCTTGTCTAAGCTTTAGCCTCCTCGCTGTGGCTATTGGGACTGATTATTGGTACATTATCGATGTGGATAAACCCAACTGCACAGGTTCAGATGAGCTGAGTTCACATTCTGGACTGTGGAGAATCAATGAAG GAGCAAACATGAGCACAGACATCCCTTCTTTCACAGCTAATATGTCCAGTCTGTCAGAAGCGGAAAGGGACCTTCGTG GCTTGCACAAGGTGGTTGTCATCCTGTTGCCCCTCAGCCTGGTCCTACTGGTGTTCGGCTGGATCTTCGGACTCGTCAGTTCGTTGGCCTGCAGTCCCAACTTGCTGGCTGGATCAGCATTGTACTTTCTCTTCTGCA GTCTTTTTACACTCTCTGGCGTCAGCATCTACATCAAACACTCGAACCTGGCCTATGCGGAGTTCCAGCGGGTCGTGTCCCCAGAGAACCTCGCCCTCGTGGATGTGTCCTTCGGCTGGTCCTTTGCCACAGCCTGGCTCTCCTACAGCATGGAGGTGGCCACTGGCCTGCTGCTCATGCTAGCTGCCCGAATAACTCAGATAAAGGGTGACTCGGGTGTAGCAATTGCTATGTTATAG
- the LOC115011601 gene encoding transmembrane protein 235 isoform X2 translates to MRYGMVVLAAGFSACLSFSLLAVAIGTDYWYIIDVDKPNCTGSDELSSHSGLWRINEGLHKVVVILLPLSLVLLVFGWIFGLVSSLACSPNLLAGSALYFLFCSLFTLSGVSIYIKHSNLAYAEFQRVVSPENLALVDVSFGWSFATAWLSYSMEVATGLLLMLAARITQIKGDSGVAIAML, encoded by the exons ATGAGGTACGGAATGGTGGTTCTTGCTGCTGGGTTTTCAGCTTGTCTAAGCTTTAGCCTCCTCGCTGTGGCTATTGGGACTGATTATTGGTACATTATCGATGTGGATAAACCCAACTGCACAGGTTCAGATGAGCTGAGTTCACATTCTGGACTGTGGAGAATCAATGAAG GCTTGCACAAGGTGGTTGTCATCCTGTTGCCCCTCAGCCTGGTCCTACTGGTGTTCGGCTGGATCTTCGGACTCGTCAGTTCGTTGGCCTGCAGTCCCAACTTGCTGGCTGGATCAGCATTGTACTTTCTCTTCTGCA GTCTTTTTACACTCTCTGGCGTCAGCATCTACATCAAACACTCGAACCTGGCCTATGCGGAGTTCCAGCGGGTCGTGTCCCCAGAGAACCTCGCCCTCGTGGATGTGTCCTTCGGCTGGTCCTTTGCCACAGCCTGGCTCTCCTACAGCATGGAGGTGGCCACTGGCCTGCTGCTCATGCTAGCTGCCCGAATAACTCAGATAAAGGGTGACTCGGGTGTAGCAATTGCTATGTTATAG